DNA sequence from the Deltaproteobacteria bacterium genome:
CTGGAAGGTCGAGGTCGAAAATCGAACCGAAGGCCGGATCGCCGTACAGACCTTCCCAGGTGGAACCCTCCTTGGTGCCAAGGATATGTTCCGGGGCGTCCAGATGGGTCAGACCGACATCGGCTGCGTAGGCCTGGCCTACCAACCCGGCGTCTTCCCGGTCAGCAGTGCCGTCGAACTTCCC
Encoded proteins:
- a CDS encoding C4-dicarboxylate ABC transporter substrate-binding protein yields the protein MSRTALLFLLVALVASFPAPAMSAGDVTQLRYANFPPASTFPCVQMERWKVEVENRTEGRIAVQTFPGGTLLGAKDMFRGVQMGQTDIGCVGLAYQPGVFPVSSAVELP